One segment of Planctomycetota bacterium DNA contains the following:
- a CDS encoding TIGR00730 family Rossman fold protein, translating into MLGGPRPRLEEFFRILRIATEFIRGFRKLHFVGPCVTVFGSARFDEKNGWYQLARQVGSELGRRGFTVMTGGGPGIMEAANRGARDVNAPSIGCNIKLPHEQIQNAYCDRTIWFQYFFIRKVMLVKYSYGFVVMPGGFGTLDEFFEAITLVQTKKIDDFPVVLMGRAYWDELFDFVNTRLVPAGTISPTDTLLYKITDDPVEAADYISEPARLRFGLKHGEKPRRKWWLFE; encoded by the coding sequence ATGCTCGGCGGACCGCGGCCGCGACTTGAGGAGTTCTTCCGCATCCTGCGCATCGCGACGGAATTCATCCGCGGATTCCGCAAGCTGCACTTCGTGGGACCCTGCGTGACGGTGTTCGGCAGCGCCCGCTTCGACGAGAAGAACGGCTGGTACCAACTTGCGCGACAGGTCGGTTCCGAACTGGGGCGGCGCGGGTTCACGGTGATGACCGGCGGCGGCCCGGGCATCATGGAGGCCGCCAACCGGGGAGCCCGTGACGTGAACGCCCCCTCCATCGGGTGCAACATCAAGCTGCCCCATGAGCAGATTCAAAATGCCTATTGCGACCGGACGATCTGGTTCCAGTACTTCTTCATTCGCAAGGTGATGCTGGTGAAATACTCCTACGGCTTCGTGGTCATGCCGGGCGGCTTCGGGACGCTCGACGAATTCTTCGAGGCCATCACGCTGGTGCAGACCAAGAAGATCGATGACTTTCCCGTCGTGCTCATGGGCCGCGCCTATTGGGACGAGCTGTTTGACTTCGTCAATACGCGACTTGTGCCGGCGGGCACCATTTCACCGACGGACACCCTGCTCTACAAGATCACCGACGATCCGGTCGAGGCGGCCGATTACATCAGCGAACCCGCGCGACTGCGGTTCGGCCTGAAGCACGGCGAAAAGCCCCGGCGCAAATGGTGGCTCTTCGAGTAG
- a CDS encoding thiolase family protein: protein MPQPVILAARRTPIGRFGGSLAKVPAPQLGAFAIEAVLADVPAAKAAIEECVMGNVLQAGVGQNPARQAGLLAGLPHTLNAVTVNKVCGSGLQAVMQMATSIKAGDIQCGVAGGMENMDLAPHFAHVRAGVRFGDAKFIDHMSADGLTCPFEKWGMGFAADYTAQTGGVTREAQDKFSVQSHQRAAQATKDGHFKAEIVPLTAERISQKQGLDADEGFRADSNLEALAKLRPSFNKDGTVTAGNSSQISDGAAALIVASEEFAKKIGAKPMAKILDYNTVGVAPKDIFFAPKLGIETLLKKNNLAVKDIDLFEVNEAFAAQILADVTPLGIPHEKLNICGGGVAIGHPIGASGARVLVTLIHQLKRTGGKRGVCSLCLGGGNAVSMLIELCP from the coding sequence ATGCCGCAACCCGTCATCCTCGCCGCACGTCGCACCCCCATCGGCCGCTTCGGCGGATCGCTCGCGAAAGTGCCGGCGCCGCAGCTCGGGGCCTTCGCCATCGAGGCGGTCCTGGCCGATGTGCCCGCGGCGAAGGCGGCGATCGAGGAGTGTGTGATGGGCAATGTGCTGCAGGCGGGCGTCGGGCAGAACCCAGCGCGGCAGGCGGGTCTGCTGGCGGGTTTGCCCCACACGCTCAACGCGGTCACCGTGAACAAGGTCTGCGGATCGGGCCTGCAGGCGGTGATGCAGATGGCCACCAGCATCAAGGCCGGCGACATCCAATGCGGCGTCGCGGGCGGCATGGAGAACATGGATCTCGCTCCGCATTTCGCGCACGTTCGCGCCGGAGTTCGCTTTGGCGACGCCAAGTTCATTGATCACATGTCAGCGGATGGTCTCACCTGCCCCTTTGAAAAATGGGGCATGGGATTCGCCGCCGACTACACGGCGCAGACCGGCGGCGTCACCCGCGAGGCGCAGGACAAGTTCAGCGTGCAGAGCCATCAGCGGGCGGCGCAGGCCACGAAGGATGGGCACTTCAAGGCGGAAATCGTGCCGCTCACCGCCGAGCGGATTTCGCAGAAGCAAGGCCTTGATGCGGACGAAGGATTCCGCGCCGATTCAAATCTGGAGGCGCTGGCCAAGTTGCGGCCTTCGTTCAACAAGGATGGAACCGTCACGGCCGGCAACTCCAGCCAGATTTCCGATGGCGCCGCGGCGCTGATCGTGGCGAGCGAGGAGTTCGCCAAGAAGATCGGCGCCAAACCGATGGCGAAGATCCTCGACTACAACACCGTCGGCGTGGCTCCGAAGGATATTTTCTTCGCCCCCAAGCTCGGCATTGAAACGCTGCTCAAGAAAAACAATCTCGCCGTCAAGGACATTGATCTCTTCGAGGTCAACGAAGCCTTCGCGGCGCAAATCCTCGCGGATGTCACGCCGCTGGGCATCCCGCACGAGAAGCTCAACATCTGCGGCGGCGGCGTGGCCATCGGCCATCCGATCGGTGCCAGCGGAGCCCGCGTGCTGGTGACGCTCATTCATCAGCTCAAGCGCACCGGCGGCAAGCGCGGCGTCTGCTCGCTCTGCCTGGGCGGCGGCAATGCCGTGTCCATGCTGATCGAACTCTGCCCATGA
- a CDS encoding TMEM175 family protein has translation MMDVERLPRQTNGFRLRGTEVSRLEAFSDGLFALAMTLLIVNLSPARTFAELRESFFALPVFAVCFVLIGAIWWEHHRFFRRTGLQDWQIIVLNGVLMFLVMFYVYPLKFLFSLALNRGQFGVGMSGNDGRWLFTMYGAGMISIYGVLGFMHRHALACRDQLQFDEREAWMEREVMQNCAIYAFVGIISISLAWILPENKLGWAGMAYALLGLFCAVHGSWMGNRRPQV, from the coding sequence ATGATGGACGTCGAGCGCCTGCCCCGGCAGACGAACGGCTTCCGCCTGCGCGGCACCGAGGTGTCGCGGCTGGAGGCCTTCAGCGACGGACTCTTCGCGCTGGCCATGACGCTGCTGATCGTCAACCTGAGTCCGGCGCGAACCTTCGCGGAATTGCGCGAAAGCTTCTTCGCCCTGCCGGTCTTCGCCGTGTGCTTTGTCCTGATCGGCGCCATCTGGTGGGAGCATCACCGCTTCTTCCGCCGCACGGGATTGCAGGATTGGCAGATCATCGTGCTCAACGGCGTGCTGATGTTCCTGGTGATGTTCTACGTTTATCCGCTGAAATTCCTGTTTTCGCTCGCGCTCAACCGCGGACAGTTCGGCGTGGGCATGTCGGGCAACGACGGGCGCTGGCTCTTCACCATGTACGGGGCGGGCATGATTTCGATCTATGGCGTGCTCGGCTTCATGCATCGGCACGCCCTCGCGTGCCGCGACCAGCTCCAATTCGACGAGCGCGAGGCGTGGATGGAGCGCGAAGTGATGCAGAACTGCGCGATCTACGCATTCGTCGGAATAATTTCCATCAGTCTGGCCTGGATCCTTCCCGAAAACAAGCTGGGCTGGGCGGGCATGGCCTATGCGCTGCTGGGGCTGTTCTGCGCCGTGCACGGCTCGTGGATGGGAAACCGCCGTCCCCAAGTCTGA
- a CDS encoding glycoside hydrolase family 99-like domain-containing protein has translation MRFRLITVLLLALNGILGASSSNQGIPAPAAPVIAKKPLVLAFYYPWYGTPEGPGGRAHGSKFIHWAGVDAIGMRITSSTHYPKGGAYDSHDPAVIERHCNLARSAGIDGFIISWWGKDSFEDQAVPACLDACKKAGTRACIFYEQIPKGGTPETVAAEITDIAKRFGAHAAYLSVIRDGVARPVIFVYGRAIQQLGVEKWKEVREILAHAAGPLPLLIGDDFSAKAVATFDGACAYGPAGDVAAAAKKKESVHTWAKRAMPWWANCGEGGEKARASGKISCATVFPGYDDTKVRTPGLLVERDGGKLYEELWRQAVAAKPDWVLVTSFNEWHEGSEIEPSEELGDKYIKMTAEWAAKFKAAQPNPN, from the coding sequence ATGCGATTCCGCCTCATCACCGTGCTACTTCTCGCGCTGAATGGCATCCTCGGCGCGAGCAGCTCCAATCAGGGGATCCCCGCCCCGGCAGCCCCGGTGATCGCGAAGAAGCCGCTGGTCCTCGCCTTTTATTACCCGTGGTATGGCACGCCGGAAGGGCCGGGTGGTCGCGCTCACGGGAGCAAGTTCATCCACTGGGCAGGCGTCGACGCCATTGGCATGAGGATCACCTCGAGCACCCATTATCCCAAGGGCGGCGCGTATGACTCGCACGATCCCGCGGTGATCGAACGTCACTGCAACTTGGCCAGGAGCGCCGGCATCGATGGATTCATCATCTCGTGGTGGGGCAAGGACTCGTTCGAGGACCAGGCGGTTCCAGCGTGTCTTGACGCGTGCAAGAAAGCGGGCACACGGGCCTGCATCTTCTACGAGCAGATTCCCAAGGGCGGCACGCCGGAGACGGTCGCGGCGGAAATCACCGACATCGCCAAGCGCTTCGGTGCGCATGCCGCCTATCTCAGCGTCATCAGGGATGGCGTCGCACGTCCGGTGATCTTCGTCTATGGCCGCGCCATTCAGCAGCTCGGCGTGGAGAAATGGAAGGAGGTGCGGGAAATCCTCGCGCACGCGGCCGGCCCTCTTCCACTTCTGATCGGCGATGATTTCAGCGCCAAGGCCGTGGCAACTTTTGACGGTGCATGCGCCTATGGTCCCGCCGGCGACGTGGCCGCGGCGGCCAAGAAAAAGGAGTCGGTTCACACCTGGGCGAAGCGCGCGATGCCCTGGTGGGCGAACTGCGGCGAAGGCGGCGAGAAGGCCCGCGCCTCCGGGAAGATCTCATGCGCCACGGTTTTCCCGGGCTACGACGACACCAAGGTCCGCACGCCGGGTCTCTTGGTCGAGCGCGACGGTGGAAAACTTTACGAGGAACTCTGGCGCCAGGCGGTCGCCGCAAAACCGGACTGGGTGCTCGTCACCAGCTTCAACGAGTGGCACGAAGGCAGCGAGATCGAGCCCTCCGAGGAACTGGGCGACAAGTACATCAAGATGACGGCCGAGTGGGCGGCGAAATTCAAGGCGGCACAACCGAATCCCAACTGA
- the ahcY gene encoding adenosylhomocysteinase encodes MNTGLPLTSNVPFKVKDLSADTVRFGRKEIELAEHEMPGLMATREQYKGKFPLKGARITGSLHMTIQTAVLIETLVDLGAEVRWASCNIFSTQDHAAAAVAVGPKGTVENPKGIPVFAWKGESLPEYWWCTWRALDWGNGKGPNMILDDGGDATMLVHKGLEFNNSGKVPSPDTTDNEEFKVVLQLLADLQKTNAGYWKPFAQAILGVSEETTTGVHRLYEMQKSGELLFPAINVNDAVTKSKFDNLYGCRHSLVDGIMRATDVMLSGKTAVVCGYGDVGKGCCQSLRGQGCRVKVTEIDPICALQACMEGYEVVTLEDVLATADLFITATGNKDIITGEQMLKMKDKAIVGNIGHFDNEIDMAGLKKIKGATQVNIKPQVDEWKLPNGRSIIMLAEGRLLNLGCGTGHPSFVMSTSFTNQVMAQVELFQNHKKYEKKVYTLSKTLDEKVARLHLGKLGARLTELRKDQADYIGVPVAGPYKPDHYRY; translated from the coding sequence ATGAACACCGGATTGCCGCTGACCAGCAACGTGCCCTTCAAGGTGAAGGATCTCAGCGCCGACACCGTGCGCTTCGGCCGCAAGGAGATCGAGCTCGCCGAGCACGAGATGCCCGGCCTGATGGCGACGCGCGAGCAGTACAAGGGAAAGTTTCCGCTCAAGGGCGCCCGCATCACCGGCAGCCTGCACATGACCATTCAGACCGCGGTCCTCATCGAGACCTTGGTCGACCTCGGCGCCGAAGTGCGCTGGGCGAGCTGCAACATTTTCTCAACGCAGGATCACGCCGCCGCGGCGGTGGCGGTCGGCCCGAAGGGGACCGTTGAGAATCCCAAGGGCATTCCGGTCTTCGCATGGAAGGGCGAGTCGCTTCCGGAATACTGGTGGTGCACCTGGCGCGCCCTGGACTGGGGCAACGGCAAGGGTCCGAACATGATTCTGGATGACGGCGGCGATGCAACGATGCTGGTGCACAAGGGACTTGAGTTCAACAACTCAGGCAAGGTCCCGTCGCCGGACACGACCGACAATGAGGAGTTCAAGGTTGTGCTTCAACTGCTTGCCGATCTGCAGAAGACCAACGCGGGCTACTGGAAGCCCTTTGCCCAGGCCATTCTCGGCGTGAGCGAGGAGACCACCACGGGCGTCCATCGCCTGTACGAAATGCAGAAGAGCGGCGAGCTGTTGTTCCCGGCGATCAACGTCAACGACGCGGTCACCAAGAGCAAGTTCGACAACCTCTACGGCTGCCGACACTCGCTCGTGGACGGCATCATGCGCGCAACCGACGTAATGCTCAGCGGCAAGACCGCGGTGGTGTGCGGCTACGGCGACGTGGGCAAGGGCTGCTGCCAGAGCCTTCGCGGCCAGGGCTGCCGCGTGAAGGTCACCGAGATCGATCCGATCTGCGCGCTGCAGGCCTGCATGGAGGGCTATGAGGTGGTCACGCTCGAGGATGTGCTGGCGACCGCCGATCTCTTCATCACCGCCACCGGCAACAAGGACATCATCACGGGCGAGCAGATGCTCAAGATGAAGGACAAGGCCATCGTCGGCAACATCGGCCACTTCGACAATGAAATCGACATGGCGGGCCTGAAGAAGATCAAGGGCGCGACGCAGGTCAACATCAAGCCGCAGGTGGATGAGTGGAAGCTGCCCAACGGCCGCTCCATCATCATGCTTGCAGAAGGTCGACTGCTGAACCTCGGCTGCGGAACCGGTCACCCGAGTTTCGTGATGAGCACCAGCTTCACCAACCAGGTGATGGCCCAAGTCGAGCTCTTCCAGAACCACAAGAAGTACGAGAAGAAGGTCTACACGCTCTCCAAGACCCTGGACGAGAAGGTGGCCCGACTTCATCTTGGCAAGCTTGGTGCGAGGTTGACCGAGCTGCGCAAGGACCAGGCCGATTACATCGGCGTGCCGGTGGCAGGTCCGTACAAGCCGGATCACTATCGGTATTGA